The following are encoded in a window of Sminthopsis crassicaudata isolate SCR6 chromosome 3, ASM4859323v1, whole genome shotgun sequence genomic DNA:
- the MPHOSPH8 gene encoding M-phase phosphoprotein 8, with translation MAAVASAGGGAVSVAAAAASGSDSCSEDASGGVGEEAGGLEKDDVARAAETVGESEEDEEDVFEVEKILDVKTEGGKILYKVRWKGYTSDDDTWEPEVHLEDCKEVLLEFRKKIFDNKTKPVKKEIQRLVLNDDDIFEAESDSDWQSETKEDISPKKKKKKSRHREDKSPDDLKKRKWKSGKVKDKNKTQLETSSENLVFDSKSKKRILESKEDSKEYKKTKKDDLKEAKKAKKGEIRDSKGKVRDDFKESKKKRERLSDSVLESESSTFDDSLSQLADDDSEDLSFDNRGDKQKFKSGKDKLELDIIQDVISDKQPDDTASADEDADIKTKRKKKKFKKVEEYKEEIRKAENKDPYSEKKNLYKKQKNQEKSISTEIDKLAPTPAQIQKSTKLGSEERGRRSTDSVGEEKETRKNEVKEKYQKRYDSDKEERGKKEQKGIKTYKEMRNAFDLFTLTPEEKDYSENNRKREETFTEDYRTKENKQLYKERRSTRDETDTWAYIAAEGDQEVLDNVCQMDENSDRQQVLSLGMDLQLEWMKLEDFQKHLNGEDENFTTADAIPSNLLRDAVKNGDYVTVKIALNSNEDYNLDQEDSSGMTLVMLAAAGGQDDLLRLLIKKGAKVNGRQKNGTTALIHAAEKNFLTTVAILLEAGAFVNVQQSNGETALMKACKRGNSDIVRLVIECGADCNILSKHQNSALHFAKQCNNVLVYDLLKSHLETLSRVAEETIRDYFEARLALLEPVFPIACHRLCEGPDFSTDFNYKPPQNIPEGSGILLFIFHANFFGKEVIARLCGPCSVQAVVLNDKFQLPVFLDSHFVYSFSPVTGLNKLFIRLTEAPSAKVKLLIGAYRVQLQ, from the exons ATGGCGGCCGTGGCTAGTGCGGGCGGGGGCGCTGTCAGTGTCGCTGCTGCCGCCGCTTCAGGTTCGGATAGCTGTAGCGAGGATGCGTCTGGAGGAGTAGGAGAAGAAGCGGGAGGCCTGGAGAAGGACGACGTCGCGCGGGCGGCCGAGACTGTGGGGGAGAGCGAGGAAGACGAAGAAGATGTGTTCGAGGTGGAGAAAATCCTGGACGTGAAGACCGAAGGG GGTAAAATTCTTTACAAAGTTCGGTGGAAAGGGTATACTTCCGATGATGATACGTGGGAGCCAGAAGTTCATCTTGAGGACTGCAAAGAAGTTCTTcttgaatttaggaaaaaaatttttgataacaAAACTAAACCGGTTAAGAAGGAAATACAG agactAGTTTTGAATGATGATGACATATTTGAGGCAGAATCTGACAGCGATTGGCAAAGTGAAACAAAAGAGGACATTTcccccaagaaaaaaaagaaaaagtcacgGCACAGAGAAGACAAAAGCCCTgatgatttgaaaaaaagaaaatggaaatctgGTAAAgtaaaagataagaataaaacACAACTGGAAACTTCCTCAGAAAATTTGGTCTTTGATTCAAAGTCTAAGAAAAGAATTTTGGAATCCAAAGAAGATTCAAAGGAGtacaaaaagaccaaaaaagatgatttaaaagaagcaaagaaagcaaaaaaaggtgaaattagaGACTCAAAGGGAAAAGTAagagatgattttaaagaaagcaaaaagaagagagagagacttagTGATTCTGTGTTAGAATCTGAATCAAGTACATTTGATGATTCACTTTCTCAGTTGGCTGATGATGACAGTGAAGATTTGTCTTTTGATAATAGAGGagacaaacaaaaatttaaaagtggaAAGGATAAGTTAGAACTTGATATAATTCAAGATGTGATTTCTGATAAACAACCAGATGATACAGCAAGTGCTGACGAAGATGctgatattaaaacaaaaaggaaaaaaaagaaatttaaaaaagttgAAGAATATAAAGAAGAGATTAGAAAAGCTGAAAATAAGGACCCATactcagagaagaaaaatttatacaaaaagcaaaagaatcaagaaaaatctaTCTCCACAGAGATAGATAAATTAGCACCTACACCTGCTCAAATTCAGAAGAGCACAAAACTGGGTAGTGAAGAACGAGGTCGAAGGTCTACTGATTCAGTTGGGGAG GAGAAAGAAACAcggaaaaatgaagtaaaagaaaaatatcagaaaaggtATGATTctgacaaagaagaaagagggaagaaagagcaaaagggaataaaGA catataaagaaatgaggaatGCGTTTGATTTATTTACATTAACACCAGAAGAAAAAGATTATTCAGAGAATAATCggaaaagagaagaaacattTACTGAAGACTATAGaactaaggaaaataaacaaTTATACAAAGAGAGAAGAAGTACAAGGGATGAAACTGATACATGGGCTTATATAGCTGCAGAAGGTGATCAAGAAGTATTAGACAATGTGTGTCAAATGGATGAAAATTCTG ACAGGCAGCAAGTTTTGAGTTTGGGAATGGATTTGCAGTTGGAATGGATGAAATTAGAAGATTTTCAAAAGCATCTTAATGGAGAAGATGAGAATTTTACAACAGCGGATGCTATACCAAGTA actTACTGAGGGATGCAGTGAAAAATGGAGACTATGTTACAGTGAAAATTGCACTTAATTCAAATGAGGACTACAATTTGGACCAAGAG gactcTAGTGGAATGACACTGGTGATGCTTGCAGCAGCAGGAGGACAAGATGACCTACTCAGGCTCCTTATCAAGAAAGGAGCTAAAGTTAATGGTAGACAAAAAAATGGAACCACTGCTCTCATTCACGCAGCTGAGAAG AACTTTCTAACTACAGTGGCTATTCTTTTGGAAGCTGGAGCTTTTGTGAATGTTCAGCAGAGTAATGGAGAAACTGCATTAATGAAG GCCTGTAAAAGAGGAAACTCGGATATTGTAAGGCTTGTGATTGAATGTGGAGCAGATTGTAATATTTTATCAAAACATCAAAATAGTGCTTTGCATTTTGCTAAGCAGTGTAATAATGTATTGGTGTATGACCTGCTGAAGAGTCACTTAGAAAC gCTTTCAAGAGTGGCAGAAGAAACCATAAGGGATTATTTTGAAGCCCGGCTTGCCCTCCTAGAACCTGTGTTTCCAATAGCATGTCACCGCCTTTGTGAAGGTCCAGACTTTTCAACCGATTTTAATTACAAACCACCACAAAACATACCAGAAG